CTGGCTGATTCCACTTCGCTGTTCTACGCCATGGCCAAGGATGCCGCCCTCGTGTGACCTTTTTAACCATCGTCACATACCGGAACTACAAGATCAAACTGACAAACTTCACCCTCCGAAATTTTGATGAGCGCATGACTCAACTCACAAGAACAACCCATCTATTTATAGTCTCTTCCCTTCTCAGTTTTAATGAAAACACGTTAAATAACACTTAATCGACTGCAGTCCTAAATGTGAGACTGCTAAATAATCTTGATAATTGGCTAACATATATCCTGGTAATTGAATGATCTAATAATTAACTACTGTGCCTTGTATAAATGTATCACTTTGGAAGTACCTACTTCACTCTACTACACGTGGCGATGCATACTGGGCTCTGCCAAATGGACTTCCTGGCATTTGTtcctgggttagggttagtcagGAAAATACATTCACTTTCATAATTGCCTTCCAATTAAACACCTTAAGAGGAGCCTGTCAATTAAATACCATCTTATGTGCACGCCATACCCTCCTACCTTACTGACCcggatatttttttaactgcttttcacGTGATCTGCTGACAGACCCCGGTGATTTACTGTGCTGTAACCTTAGTTACTGACCGGACATAAATCCCCAGCCTCACCCTCCCATCCTGCTGTTGAGGTGGACTAGTGCTGAGCAGCATCAGCTGATCACTAGCCTTTCTCCTGTCCATGCCAAAAGCTGCACAGGAAAGATGATAGCTATATTTActgtgattgtgattgtttGTATGTGAGTGAAGATGTAAACAAGACAGTATCTGTATTAAGTGGCTGGGAAACAGGCAGCACCCTTCTGAAGGCTGCTTCCTGTCTTTGAACACAACGAATGATTGCGTCTCATTTGCTGTTCATTGTACCTACATGTACATCGTGCtatttcagaaacatttattaagtaTGCCGGCAGTTTTTGCCTTGTCACTGTGTCCGGGagttaatattttgttctttaaatatCTCCTTAAGCgttggcttttttgtttgtttgtttttagttgtttttttctttatatctgtTTGATTGGTATCTGCAGCTATTTTGAACGCTGCTCTGTGCATAATAATACTGATCTTGTCCGGTAATTGTCAAACTTTCTTCTCCTATTTTAAGGATTGTTAACaactaattaacattttatctCTCGACAGTATTTTTGCTTATGCCTGTACATGCTATTATAGAATACAAAAATacgtctttctatttttgtcctggttttttttttccttcgctcttcttccttctctcttcgattctctttttctctcttttttttaaaactgcttgaGAATTAACCAGttaattgcaataaaataatttaatggcATGCATAGgttagttttgaattttttatttaataaattctgttttcaaaaatgttcttaataTGTGTAGAATATGTGTTACtgagaacaataaaataaaaaccagtgtGACACCATCTGTGTTTAAGTCAACTTCCATatgaaacatctttttaaaaatcacatgaGTCCAAGACATATTTACAAAAGCACactttatagtttaaaaaagtatttgcgcttacaaaattgtttcttatCGGTTTGTGAGTGAATGACGAACGAATCAAACCCATTCTGTGTCCCAGCGAAAAGCACCTTTCTTGACATACACGTTGCTGGAAGTATCGAAGACCCCAGGTGGGGTGGAACTGTACCCGAACATCTCGAAATCTTCACGAAACACTCCCCGCAGTTTGAGTAACACATTAGAGTCAACTGTGCTGTATGCTTCCATCATCGCTTCTTCCTTCTGAGTCTTCAGTTCGTCTTTGTCCGTTGAGCGTCTGTGGGCTGAGAGGGCAGCTTCGATGAACTCACCCGCCAGGAGTGAACTCGACTCCATCTCTGTGAATGGAAACGGAAACCGCCGGCTGATGATGCCTCTGATTTGCAGTTTTCTCCAAACCCGTTTGGCCGCCTCGCTAATGGACATGCACTTGGTGATGTTCGCCAGCCAGCTCCAAGGGCTGTTCACCGAGTCCTCGATGGCGTCTCTGACGTAGTCCTGTCGGAACTCTTTGCTGCGGAAGTAGTCTTTGTTGGACACGTTGAGGCAAGTGATCAGACGGTTCAGGTCGCGGCCGAATGTTTCCATTTTTCCGACAAACGTCGTACCTGAAGCCGCAAGGCTGGCATTCCGTGAAAACCGGATGAAAGTGAAGGTCCCTCATGTGCATACCACTTGCCGCCAGCGCCATGACTTCAGCGaacgtgacgtcacttccgcaaAACGATTCCTTGGACGTGGCCCGCTTTCGAAACGTGTGAATAGCTTCAGCTCCCCAGACGGTCCAGTAAAATGGATTCGGCGTGAAGGCCTTATCAACCCAGGCAGAGAACATTCGAGAATAAGGATCTCTGACGAAAACTGCTTTTGTGGCCGATTTTAGAAAGTCCAGCTTTTCTTCTCGTGAAGCGAGGTCCCGAAGGGTCTGAATGTTTCTTCTTACTGACGTGCGTTGGTCGAGAGCTACTCTGAACGGAGAGGCACCCGTCTCGTTCAGTACCTTCATGAACCGTACCCAGAATGTGGATGCTGCCTTAGCAACAGGACAGTGGAGGTAGCGATGCTCCACGGATATCACCGGAACTCTACTGTCCACAAACCTCAGCTGCAGAGAGTTGTTCGTAAAAGGGAGGCAATAGTGCAGCATACGGAGTCGTCTTCCTTTTGTGATGCAGATGGAGCTGGcctcactgaaaaaaaattcagataataataatcatcagcatcatcaaccatcaaccatcaatcatcaatcaatcatcatcatcatcatcatcatcatcaattttgtATGCAGCATATTATTGTTTCGGCAGTCAGTAAttatgttcatttatttgtgtacCTGTTCGATCTCCAGGTGTTCGTTTGGCACGTGTGATAATTTTGTTCCTCTTCCGTTAGTGTTTTTGAACCTTCATCTATCAGTCTATCAGAGTTCTTCTGGAGCTTTACTGTCTTTTTATggctttttgttattttgtggttttcTCCCTTAGTGGACACTGACCTCTGTTCGTCGATAGGCTGCTGACTGGATTTCAGAGAAAGACCTTTCACCACAACCCCTGGAGTCCTCGATCCCAGTgctaagaaaacaaattgtctaTCAACTCATTGCACGTCGGAATAATTCACTTACACAAAAAACGAACAAACGGGAGTCAGGCTGAATGAGCAAAGGGCGAGCTTGATTAAGATGGATGGGCGTGTGTACAATGACAGCCTGCACGAGCATATCAATATCCTTGAGCGATGCAGCCTCGTGCACACAATCACAAAGACAGAATGGGTGGAGGATGGAAGCTGTCTGTCCATAAACACTACATGTAAAGacaaacaggcagacaggcaaACAGTCACACAGAGTTCGTACAGAAGACCCACATTATTGTAAAATCTCTTTCACCAGACATGGTTGTACGTGTCCTACCTGACAACCAGAGCTGCACACAGCAGGTCACAGCCACGAGACCGGCCAGCAAGCTCAGACAGGCACGTGTTCTCAGCCTCAGACGACAGGCCAGCCAGGCGTCCATTCCCTTCCGTCCCTACAGGGTCTGTGTCGCTGAGGATGCGATGCTCACCTGCCCTGCCTAACACCACCTGCTGGCCCCAGTGGGAAGCGAGTGAACAGTTGACCTTGTTTACCTctgcgacacacacacacacctctctagTGTCAGAGGGGGACACCAGGGCTGTAACTGTAGtgtggggtttgtttgtttgtttgtttgtttgtttgtttgtttgttttgttggggttttttttaagaaaaggcTTTCCTTTGACACGAAATACGCGCCTTGTCCAGCACGTGCGACATGCTGGCTTGTTTAGTAAACAAGGTTATTCGTTAGTGTTACTCGCATGGTTAGTGAAAAGCTGCGTGTAGGCGTGGAAATAAGTTCAAAATAAGTTCACGTGTATTTGATTAAAGTTGAGTAGATTTGGTAGACAATTTAATAATTGTAGCGTAAGTTCTTAGAAGGATATATTAGGGTGGTGAGTGTGGCAAGATGTCTGAACTCGTTGCTGGGAGGTCTAGGGGAGTGTTTTATATAATTCTGTTGAAATCTGAACAATGAagcgtgctttttttttttggtagttttTTTAAGGGTTCACAAATATGTAAATCTTTAAAGACATGGGTTAGGTGACGAGCAGGTCACTAATTTAGTTCAGTAACATGGTTTGGCTAGACACTGTGCCTATCACCAAGacgaaaaagagaagaagaaataggGACCGTTAGGGAGGCATTGTAAGGGAGAGAGACGCAGGAAGAACAAATCTTTGCTTTTTGGTTAAACAAACAAGCTGCGCCAGCACGGCTTTCGCTGTGTgaactacagaaaaaaagaggtttacggagaaacagaaaaaaaattgtttttaaatgactgggCTAAGCTCAGATGACTGGACAAAAATTGAGCTAATATTGGATTTTGCAAGTCTGATACAAAACTAAATACAAACCTGAAAACTATGCAGGGAACGAGATTGCACGTGCCATCATGACAATAATTAGCACACGCTGTAACATTCCTTTTGTTTGTATCCATGACAACAAAAGCATATCCATCTGACCTCGAATTTTGAGACTATTCAGTGTACTATTCACTGTACAGTATATATAATTGTATCTGGAGCACGTAGTAaacttgtaaacagatgccacatacagaaaaaacacgtgccaagacgagagctgaaccctcGACAGCTAACCTCACTGTACTAGTGACAAAAGCTCATCGTTGAGCTACTGAGCTCTGAGCCGACGTGAATATCAAACGAACTTAGTGGATACGTGTCAATAAATTAAtgattggttttgtttgtttgtctgtttgtttgtttttaatgaaggaCGCTGATGCTGAATCCTGCCCACCATCAGGACTAGTCCTGATCATTGAATTCTTATGCAAGAGTTTGGTGGCATTCATACAGAATTTAATTTAGTCGGTCGAAGGGATCTCTGCGTATTTCTAGGGCATTCTGTatgtgtaattattttcataaattatcAATATTATCTTATGTACGTATCACGGCCAAAATGCTCACGACGAATTTCTGCTGCGTGCTTTGAGGTCGTGAACTCGAGGGCTTTGTGTAGTACTTGTGTCGTGCTTTGGGATTTGTTCAAggcccaacaacaacaacaacatacgtATGgacttttcaggaaattgtttgtACTCTGTGGAAAGAACTCTAAAGTGACCGTGTGTGTGCACCACCACCTCACCAGAGTTCATAACACAGATAAAGTACATTTTCACTAAAAAGTCTCAAAACAGATACAATTCTTCAATTGCTTAGCATTGCAGTTTTAAACTACCGAAAGTAAATAGAAGATAACCACCAATCCTATCAGAAGAATATGAGGAAAGCTTGTTGATACAAATttatgttgatttatttatttgcattacACAGTGAATCCTCTTGCCGATGAAATCTTCATGTGAGCTGCAGAAACATTATTGTCAGCCGACAATAGGCGGTGGACTTGGTGTCAGGAATTCGAACCTGCATAAGACAGAACACaatttacaatataaatattctgtgcacgtaaaataaaaacatttaaactgaAGTAAAGGATGGATACGATTCCTGAAGACTTTATTCGTGTTTCTCTgagttcagatttcatcttGTGTCAAGATCACAACTTGTGCGGCTTTGAATTTCCCAGTAAATCcgaaaaagaaagacataaaattgCAGACTGGcatttatttaatgttgatgAATGTCTAAACACAATCTACTGAAAAAAATAGGGACTAAAATGGTCGCGACCTATTTTTATCAAGTTGTTCCCCTTTGTCCACTATGAGGCCGCCACcaaaatattttgctgcttACGCTCGTTCACAGATGTAAAAGTCCAGATCATCGCAATAATCATCATTCCATTCGCTGTTCATATCAGCTTCGAACTCCAGACATTTGGCTCGTCCACCCGTTACAGGTCTGCCCGTGGCCCAGGCGGTGAACGTTTGTGAGAACAAGGTGCCATCCACCCATTCCCAGAAGTCTGTACCCGGAATTTCCTTGCCTCCCACCCAGAAATCGTAGCCGTAGAAGTAGCCTGGAAAAGATGGTACAGGAGTGTGTTTGACACACTAGTTGTTATTTTGGGGGTTGGAGGCGAATAAAATGTACTATGAAGAGATTGTCGTCAACGGCAAAACGTtaaagtcaacaacaacaaaaatgggagataacaaaataaagactCTTTGATAATTATACCGGTGTGAAGATGACCGACACTTTCTAGGGTATCTGATATCTTGGAGGGGACTGTGGATTAAGAGATTTGAGACCGGCTCTGTTTCAGTGAAAATATGTAAGAAAAGATGAGTAAGTAGATATACAAGCGTGAGAGAAGACGCAAAAAAGGGAAGGAACTGCTTACTGAACAGGGAACATTGTCTGCAACGtagaaaactttgaaaagaaCTGTTCAGATAAAGACGACAACATGAGGAATATCGGGTTtggttttgctttgctttgctttgttttgttttgttttgttttgctttgttttgttttgttttgttttgttttgttttgttttgttttgttttgtttgttgatggtttttCTTGGAGGGTCAGAATAATGTCAGCACACGAGTGTTTAGTTTTCAGTCGCAAGACGTTCTGGTTCGACGAGGGGATCAAAAGTTGTTTTtcgctttcttttttcttttcgtttgcTGGAGAAGAGTCTGGGGAACAGGAGTGACACCACGTAACGAATTTAAAAAAGACGagcacaagaaagaaagaaagataaggaaGGATGAGAAGGATTGTGAAGGCCAGAATCCGAGAACACTACTCACGCCGCTCTTGCTGCAGGTGTCGATGAAGAAAGTCGTCCTCCTCCTGGGAATTGATGATCACCAGTGACCCTCCTTTTATGTAACAAGCATGCTGCAGATGTAGGAAAAGGAGGGGCAGATGGGTGTAAAATGTGTTACTTTACTGTCAGATTTATGACAGAATATTGTAGTACAACATTTTCTTAGAGGTGTATACAGATATCCAAATACAACGGGAAATGAAGGAAAACGAGCATGCATCACAGCAGaaaagaggaggaggggaggaggaaagTGCTATTCAAGTAAATAATTCAGAAAGTGATATGCAACTCGATAATTTAGAATGAGAAGAAAGCATCGTGCCTGAGCCTCATTCCAAGCGACTTGCTTGGCCACAAAGCTGTAGCAGGAGTCATTGAAGTGCATCCAACCCGCTAAGCAGTCCGCTAgaccacagcaacaacaacaaaagaaaggttCCGAGTAAAGGAGATGCCAGTAAAAACCACTTGATTAACATAAAAGTCATACGAGTTTGTGATTTTACAAACATGGAGAAGAATGTTGTTCAGCTGATGTTAGGTGTGTACATTCCACGTTTCTAGCTCCCGTAAATGTCTAAACTTGTCTAcatcccttttttaaaaaaaaatggcttcgAGTTATTTATCTTACTGCAAAAAGTTTCGACTCAAAAGGAATCAAATTAAAAAGACGACTAACCTTCAGCAGGTGGAACCAAAGTCAGGAAGCAAGAAAGACAAACGATAACAACAGCTGATGTCACCATTTCTGGGTGAGTGTAGCATGTGTTTGAGATATGAACTTTTAATAGTATAATCTCtagtaaccaaaaaaaaaaagtcctcttAAAAAATGACCTTCAAATCCAAGGTGAAGCGAGTCGACTTTtcgtggttttttgttttttttatctgttgaaGAGTACTTTGGTCCTAGTAGTTTTTATTGAACGATGTCTAATTAACGATTGTGTTGCTCAAATGAACTActttaaacaaatgaaagatcaaagaaactaaaacaaagaGGGATGGCCAGGGTTAGAAGGGTCAGCGACTGAAGCTGACAGATGACAcctatgtatatgtatatatcagaAAATTTTTTCGAGAAGAGTACTACCAGGATAATCGCAACAGTACAAGCTGTTTCGGAGTCATCAAGTATAAGTGACCCCTAGCTCATAGATGTTCTTTGCAATGCCTCGAAATATACTTTCCAgctttcttcattttgtgtctGAGACCCAAACCTATCGTTCACgcatacaaacatacactcTAATTTAAAactgtagtttttttgttttggttttttttccttgtctgttgtttgtttttgtttttgttttttttttgtttgtttgtttgttttttttttggggggagctGTTCGTTGAGAGTAATCTGGATGCTGTAAATAGCAATGTAATCAGCAGCACGATAAGAAGCCACAGCTGCTGCATGTGTAAAGACAGTCTCTTTATTCCTAAAATACTGAGGGTCACAGGATAAGTTCTTGAGAATGAGGTCGCAGACCTACTTGAGTGCaagtaaatgttaaaaccattcAAACCCTCGAGagcgctttacaaaaatatatttccgtAACCTAAATTACTTTTTGCATCTACTCGGATTTTCCCCAGAAGCAAACAACAGATAGTTTACAAAGCAGctacactttctctttttttaagcaGAGTCTCTCACACATGTTTCTTTTAgaagttttaatgaaaatacCACTGTCTTAATGTGCTCTGGGGTCGGCCAAGAGAGTGCACACAACTGTGAAAAgagtgtttaaaaatttaagttTGCTCAAGTAGAGTCTGCCTTATTTAATTCTggtatgtaaacaatttttccaGGAACGGCGCTGCATGAATTACAAAAGAATCCTGCTCCTTAAGTTACATGATTTACAGGGAACAAAATTGCAAGACGGACAGGAAAGATGGATGCGAGAATTACAAGACTGACAATACACAATGTTGTACAAATGACAAGACTAGCAAGACATACAGTACTGCAGGCTTTACATAAATGACAAAGATCATGAGTGACAAAGCACTGGCTGCAGGAGCTACACAATTAAACTGCCGGTTGATTTGGATCAGTGGCAATAAGTGCCAGTAGTTTCTCCTGCTCGGAGAGTGCTAGTGAgtaaaggtcaaagttcaggtTAGACTGGGTTACAGCAGTTATCATGTGGTCGAGTTCGCTgccatccccaccaccactacccctaccaccaccaccagcaccaccaccaccacaatcaccaccaccacaatcacaaccaccacagcccccaccaccaccaccattgcaTGTGCCAACAGTTGCGGTGCACCAAAGGTCGGCGGCGTGGAAGCTAAAGTTCTGCTGAACTCAACACACTGCTGCGAACCCTGAGAGAGAAAAGTCATTCTCTGGCACAGCCTGCCAACACCACGCTGCTGACGACAGTCTGACACCAGATGCCACACCTGCTGACACAGCAGCCAGAGGGAAGCAGGCGCAGCAGTGGCAATCACAGATGAAAGGCTATGAAAGCATAAATGTTATGGGAAGAccagaaaaatgtgcaaaagaaatagaaaactgAAGGACAGCAGATTGACATATGATTGAAAGATTGTATGAAATGATGAGcatgcacacatgaacacacacacagagaaatgcacagaaatacacacaaagaaatatacataaatatatatgcacaaacTCAACGCAAGAACGTGTACACGTTTGACCATCTCACAAACGTTTCTTATCAACTTTTTCAAATGTTGCTCGTGATTGTCTCAAACACAAGCCCACGGTGagtcagtagagagagagagctacacatatgtacacagaGTCAGTAGAGAGAGctacacatatgtacacagtAGAGAGCTACACATAGGTATACATTCAGTAGAGAGAGCTACACGTATGTACACAGAGGGTGTGCAGTGTGTCTGGAGTCAGCAGctatatatacacgcacacatgtgCAGCATCTGTGTTTAGAATCCATAGTCTCAGTAACCGGGAGATGAAGGTATCACACACAATTCCACTCGCAACAAGAAAGCACCAGCCTCGCTTCAGTCACGTGCTcgcctcctcttttttttttttttttgcatcgcCCTTGTTTCCACTGTCTCGGTGcgcctccccaccaccaccaccaccaccctctccCCCAAGTTCCTCTGCCTCCTCATCACAGACGTTATCTCCATGGCCGGCATCAACCTGCGAAGCCGCGCGTTAAACGCCCCCTAATTATGGCCCCTGCGCACGCGCGGTTATCGATCGTGCTTCCAGCGGAACAGGCGACAGGTCTGACGTCCAGGCCACAGTTGGGCGCGAGCGCCGTCAGCAACATGGCGGCAGCGGAGAGATGTTGGCTGCTGGCCGCCCGGTGTCTGCGGAGCAAGGGGTGCCGGCGACTTGCCCTCCTCGCCGCCTGCGTGATGGTGTGGAGTCAGCTTCTCAACCACCAGGGTAAGATGGGAGGCAACAGCGCGTGCTGCCATTTTCTCCcactttcatttatatttatacgtTGCTGTGTCGCTCGGGAATGGAGAAGGGTGGTGATGCTAGGTTtcacttcatctttttttttttttgcgctgctgctgatggtgatgcACTGTGTGACATTTCGGGTTCCCGCGCTATGTGATTATTTCTAATATGGAAAGTTCACGAGACTCGAACCATTGGAACCACTGAATAGGGTTTgaacggaaaaaaaaaaggaattatcATGAGTGTATTAACAgaattgcttctttttttcatttttgcttcattcattctttatatatatatctcagttttcttcttttcgtttaatcatttttttattattttttcttgaacagcagtacaaaatgtgtttaaaaacatcaaaaaggaGGTCACTCACTGACATACTTCCTACACCACACTGCAACCACCATTCCCaccataaaatataaataaaagtcgCTTTGTTCCTTCTTTCGGTAGCTGACAAGATACGTTTTTGTTTAATAGCTATTACACATCATCAGCAgccacactgaaatattttaattgtagTCGTCTTGTGTGTGGATTGTTATGAACTCTATACATGTATTGTGTTGGTGTTCAGTGTCCACAGAGCACAAAACAATTGCCTGAAGACTGTTCAGGATGTTGTTGCTGGGCCttagacaaataataataataataaccaatACACATGTACTACACAAAGCCCTCGAGTATCGGCCacctacaaaacaaagaagaaatacattgGCTGTAGTacgcacacaaaataatttatgaaaattaatTATACACAGAAGGCTACATTTCCACAGATGTCCCTTCGACGGCTTAACTTTAAGGGCGAATTAAATTCGAATCACACTAAGTTCTTTACTAGAATTCAATGATCATGACTAGGCCTGATTGTCTGTATATAATAACACAACCTGGCATTTGGATCACATGATTCACCGTCAACCTCcatcattctttgtttaaatcaCTAATGTACTCCTCTAAGTTCGTTTGACATTTAGGTAGGCTCGGTGAAGTGCGGGAACCACATATTCACATGCTAAACTTTGGTGACGAAGACAAGACCTTCACACGGCAACTTGTTGAAGGCAGGAAGCACACAGTCGCCTCCACTTTGTGAACTTTCCCcgttcttttcctttctctccttcccgTTGTTACCTTCTCAATCTGTTTTTCAAAAGCCTCTCTCATTAGGTAAGATGTCTATGTTGATTAGCATGTTTACAACGGCAGAGCACTATGGGCCATTCACACTAATTCTAATTACTACTATCATTCTCTAGAGCATACTTTCATTAACCTATGAACCTACTGCTTTGTTTCACTGCGCATGCCAGATTATGACAAAATCAGCTTATGTCATTATGTCATTAGTTAAAACTCTTGCCGTTTAAAATTCTTCATTTCAGAAACAACATTCACACGGATTTACAAGTATTATAGCATTTCTTGACTCCTTATGAGAACACATCGCCGTGACAGAGACGATTGTTTGATGAACCAGTA
The Pomacea canaliculata isolate SZHN2017 linkage group LG2, ASM307304v1, whole genome shotgun sequence genome window above contains:
- the LOC112557558 gene encoding carbohydrate sulfotransferase 9-like; translation: MDAWLACRLRLRTRACLSLLAGLVAVTCCVQLWLSALGSRTPGVVVKGLSLKSSQQPIDEQSEASSICITKGRRLRMLHYCLPFTNNSLQLRFVDSRVPVISVEHRYLHCPVAKAASTFWVRFMKVLNETGASPFRVALDQRTSVRRNIQTLRDLASREEKLDFLKSATKAVFVRDPYSRMFSAWVDKAFTPNPFYWTVWGAEAIHTFRKRATSKESFCGSDVTFAEVMALAASGMHMRDLHFHPVFTECQPCGFRYDVCRKNGNIRPRPEPSDHLPQRVQQRLLPQQRVPTGLRQRRHRGLGEQPLELAGEHHQVHVH
- the LOC112557710 gene encoding asialoglycoprotein receptor 2-like, yielding MVTSAVVIVCLSCFLTLVPPAEADCLAGWMHFNDSCYSFVAKQVAWNEAQHACYIKGGSLVIINSQEEDDFLHRHLQQERRYFYGYDFWVGGKEIPGTDFWEWVDGTLFSQTFTAWATGRPVTGGRAKCLEFEADMNSEWNDDYCDDLDFYICERAFEFLTPSPPPIVG